The Halanaerobium praevalens DSM 2228 genome contains a region encoding:
- a CDS encoding flagellar basal body P-ring protein FlgI — protein sequence MINLKKKMTSVIIIFSIFLFSFGSLVLAAQDPEVEIGNITRLRGERPNQLIGYGIVVGLNGSGDSNRSQATVQSVANMLQNFGVNVTDNQVASQNIAAVMVTAELPSVAHNGDELNITVSSIGDADSLQGGTLLLTPLQAPNGKVYASAQGPLSVGGYSAGGGGNSQQQNHPTVGKIPNGALVEREISSHLDAKNLTYVLTNPSYKTASQIASKINNSFGTGTAKALNNSTVNISKPDNFSYDMVDFIAEVNSLKVRPALKARVVIDERTGTVVFSHNVHISTVAVAHGNLSVSISTQENVSQPNPLSEGETTTTEDVQIEVDEGQEGNMLIVSQENTIEDLVTALNAIGATPRDIISIIQKIDAAGALHADLIIE from the coding sequence TTGATTAATTTAAAAAAGAAGATGACTTCAGTTATTATAATTTTTTCGATATTTTTATTTAGTTTTGGAAGTTTAGTATTGGCTGCTCAAGATCCAGAAGTTGAAATTGGAAATATTACTCGTTTAAGAGGAGAAAGACCTAATCAACTCATTGGTTATGGAATTGTAGTTGGTTTAAATGGTAGTGGTGATTCTAATCGGAGCCAGGCAACAGTTCAAAGTGTTGCAAATATGTTACAAAATTTTGGAGTAAATGTAACTGATAATCAAGTTGCAAGTCAAAATATTGCTGCAGTAATGGTAACTGCAGAATTACCTTCTGTAGCACATAATGGTGATGAATTAAATATAACTGTTAGTTCAATTGGAGATGCTGATAGTTTACAAGGAGGAACTTTACTTTTAACTCCACTCCAAGCTCCAAATGGTAAAGTTTATGCCTCAGCTCAGGGTCCACTTTCTGTTGGGGGCTATAGTGCTGGAGGAGGAGGTAATTCTCAACAACAAAACCATCCTACAGTTGGTAAAATTCCCAATGGTGCTTTAGTAGAAAGAGAAATTAGCTCTCATTTAGATGCCAAAAATTTAACTTATGTTTTAACAAATCCTAGTTATAAAACTGCAAGTCAAATAGCTTCTAAAATCAATAATAGTTTTGGAACTGGAACTGCTAAAGCTTTAAATAATTCAACTGTTAATATTTCTAAACCTGATAATTTCAGTTATGATATGGTTGATTTTATAGCAGAAGTTAATAGTTTAAAAGTAAGACCAGCTTTAAAAGCTAGGGTTGTAATTGATGAAAGAACTGGTACTGTAGTCTTTAGTCATAATGTTCATATTTCAACTGTAGCAGTTGCTCATGGTAATTTATCTGTTAGTATTTCTACTCAAGAAAATGTTTCTCAGCCAAATCCTTTGAGTGAAGGAGAAACAACAACAACTGAAGATGTTCAGATTGAGGTTGATGAGGGTCAGGAAGGTAATATGTTAATAGTAAGTCAAGAAAATACAATAGAAGATTTAGTAACAGCCTTAAATGCTATTGGTGCAACTCCCAGAGATATTATCTCAATTATTCAAAAAATTGATGCTGCTGGTGCCTTACATGCCGACTTAATTATTGAATAG
- a CDS encoding flagellar basal body L-ring protein FlgH — protein sequence MNFKKMKIFILLVFLVLILSPVIMATSLWSDESQDLYQDYPDYHLGDIITVMIEENASAIQSANSDASQSSNYNAAEGGGILDFIPFFDFSYSDSETADGETQRSGTLQADITTEIVGLQENGNLKIRGNKRVKINGEIQTIVLEGVIRPKDINFDNEISSKRVSNANIEYEGEGVVGDKQNSGLLTKVFNFIF from the coding sequence ATGAATTTTAAAAAAATGAAAATTTTTATTCTATTAGTATTTTTAGTTCTAATCTTAAGTCCTGTTATAATGGCTACATCACTTTGGAGTGATGAATCACAGGATTTATATCAAGATTATCCAGATTATCATTTGGGGGATATTATAACTGTGATGATTGAAGAAAATGCTAGTGCTATTCAAAGTGCTAATTCAGATGCTAGCCAAAGTAGTAATTATAATGCAGCAGAAGGTGGTGGAATTTTAGATTTTATACCATTTTTTGATTTCAGTTATTCAGACTCTGAAACTGCAGATGGAGAAACCCAAAGGAGTGGAACTTTACAGGCTGATATTACTACTGAAATTGTAGGATTACAAGAAAATGGTAACCTTAAAATTAGAGGTAATAAAAGGGTTAAAATCAATGGAGAAATTCAAACTATTGTTTTAGAAGGGGTAATTAGGCCTAAAGATATAAATTTTGATAATGAAATTTCTTCTAAAAGAGTTAGTAATGCTAATATAGAGTATGAAGGAGAAGGCGTAGTTGGTGATAAACAAAATTCAGGCTTGTTAACTAAAGTTTTCAATTTTATTTTTTAG
- a CDS encoding tryptophan transporter: protein MRISTKDLAQAALLVAVGFILHAFFPPIVMGMKPDFALAMMFILLIVKHDFKLGFLVAISTGIFTALTTGFPGGQVANIVDKIFTFIIIYPLIPVITKLPSAKLATGIITVLGTMLSGSIFLATASLLVGLPGPFVVLFSTVVIPAAVVNTITSVMVFSIVNFALDVEVQGVENEVL from the coding sequence ATGAGAATTAGTACAAAAGATTTAGCACAGGCAGCTTTGTTGGTAGCGGTAGGATTTATTTTACATGCTTTTTTTCCTCCAATTGTGATGGGGATGAAGCCTGATTTTGCTTTAGCGATGATGTTTATCTTATTAATAGTTAAACATGACTTTAAATTGGGCTTTTTAGTAGCTATTTCTACTGGTATTTTTACTGCTCTAACAACAGGATTTCCAGGAGGACAGGTTGCAAATATAGTAGATAAGATATTTACTTTTATAATTATTTATCCTTTGATTCCTGTTATTACAAAACTACCTTCAGCTAAATTAGCTACCGGAATTATTACTGTCTTGGGTACAATGTTAAGTGGGTCAATTTTTCTCGCTACTGCTTCGCTTTTAGTTGGTTTACCTGGGCCATTTGTAGTTTTATTTTCTACAGTTGTAATTCCAGCAGCAGTAGTTAATACAATTACTTCTGTAATGGTTTTTAGTATAGTTAATTTCGCACTGGATGTTGAAGTCCAGGGAGTTGAAAATGAAGTTCTTTAG
- a CDS encoding rod-binding protein: MKINNNYHQMAQYQLNNQKDLAAQAKLQKNSNSEEKLEKVAEEFSSIFIEKMFASMKKTLADDKMVDGGYAEDVFSDMLYKEYSQMAGQQGVLAELNQALVQQLKES, translated from the coding sequence TTGAAAATTAATAATAATTATCATCAAATGGCTCAATATCAATTAAATAATCAAAAAGATTTAGCAGCTCAAGCCAAACTGCAAAAAAATTCAAATTCAGAAGAAAAATTAGAAAAAGTAGCTGAAGAATTTAGTTCAATCTTTATAGAAAAAATGTTTGCTTCTATGAAAAAAACTTTGGCAGATGATAAGATGGTTGATGGTGGTTATGCCGAAGATGTATTTTCTGATATGTTATATAAAGAATATAGTCAAATGGCAGGTCAGCAGGGAGTTTTAGCAGAATTAAATCAAGCTTTAGTACAACAACTAAAAGAAAGTTAA